The DNA segment GGCGGCGGGCCTGGTCTCGTAGACCCCCAGAAGTTGAGGCGTGTAGGGCGCCAGCGCGGGGGCCCAGTGCCGGTAGGCGCCCAACTCCTGCTTGAACTTGCGGTCCTGCTTGTGCTGCTTGAGAAAGGCCGTTCCTCCAGCCGCCGAGTTCAGCTCCCAGACCCGCGACTCGGCGTGCTGCCAGCCGCGGAAGCGGATGCTCTCAAGGTCACCGAGAATACCCTCGACAAAGGATGTGAGCTCGGGGCCCGGCTCGGGGCCCGGCTCGAGGCCCGAGTCCGCGCGCGCGTCTGCCTTGTCCGACACCCCAATATTATAAGGGAAACTGAAGAGAAACTGCGGGTCTCGGCCAAGATTTCATTCGTGCGATCCTGAGGGATCTTCCTTTGTAGCGCTTTGTAGCAGCTTCCCAAGCTCTCTCGAAATCGCCGACATGATGGGACCACGGAGGTGCAAAGATCGAATGTCGGCCGAATTTGGCAAGCGCCGGGCTGCTGTGTTAGAGTCTTTCTTTGGGGATTGGGGTTTTGGCTCTGGTCTACCTGACAGCGAAGAGGTCTTTATGTCACTCAATGTTGAACAAAAAACGCAGATCATCGGCGACTACCGCAAGAGTGAGTACGATACCGGCTCGACCGAGGTGCAAGTCGCTCTGCTCACGGCCAAGATCGAGGCCCTCAGCCAGCACCTGCAAAGCAACGTCAAGGACCAGCACGGCCGCCGTGGCCTGCTCGGCATGGTGGGCCGCCGCAAGCGCCTCTTGCGCTACCTGGAAGATACCGACTACGAAGGTTATAAGGCCCTCATCGCCCGGCTCGGCCTGCGCCGCTAAGGGGCTGAGTTATCCGACGCCCCGACCGCTATGCAAGGGGCGAGATGCTGCCGACTTTCTCGAGCGAGGCCGTCGCGCCTCGCTCGAGTTCTATATGCTTTATCTGGCTTAGCTCGAGAATCTTGTGAAAGCATCTCTTGCGAAAAAACTATTCTTGTGAAAAAAACTATCTTGGAGTCCAAAGCTACATTGAAGTCCAAAGCTACAAAGGAGCAACCGTGACCATACCCCAAGCCAAACGCTACAGCACCACGCTGGGCGGACGCGAACTCAGCCTCGAGACCGGCAAGTACGCCAAGCTGGCGAGCGGCAGCGTCACCCTGCGCTACGGCGAAACCGTGGTCTTGGTGACCGCGCAGATGTCCACCTCCGGCTCGCCGCTGGACTTCTTGCCGCTCACCGTCGAGTACGAGGAGCGCCACTACGCCATCGGCAAGATTCCCGGCTCGTTCTTGCGCCGCGAGGGCCGGCCCGGCAGCCAGGCGACCCTGAACGCCCGGCTGACCGACCGGCAGATCCGCCCGCTCTTCCCCAAGGACCTGCGCAACGAGGTGCAGGTGCTGATTACCGTCCTCAGCGCCGACCAGCAGAACGACCCGGCGCCCTTGGCGGCCATCGGCGCCTCGGCCGCCCTGATGATGAGCAACGCGCCCTGGGACGGCCCGACCGCCTGCGTCAACGTCGGCTACATCGGCGGCGAGTACGTCCTCAACCCGACCTTCCAGGAGATGGAGGCGTCCGCGCTCGAGCTGACCGTGGCCGGCAGCCGCGACGCCGTGTTGATGGTCGAAGCCTCGGCCAACGAACTCTCCGAGAGCGTGATGGTCGGCGCCATCGAATTCGCCCACCAGGAGATGCAGGGCGTCCTCGGGCTCATCGAGAGGCTGGCCGCCGAGACCGGCAAGGAGAAGACCGAGTACAGCCCCGCCACCGCTATCAGCGCCGAGGACGTGGACCTCATGTACCGCGAGGCGACGGCGAGAGGCCTGCGCGACATCCTGCGCGTCCCCGCCAAGCAGGAGCGCAGCCTCAGACAAAAGGAGCTACGCGACACCATCATCGCGGACAAGGTGCCCGACGCCGAGGCCGAAGGCGCAGGGGAGCGCATCACGGTTTTGAAGGAGGTCTTCTCCAAGGCCGCCGCCAGGGAGGCGCGCCGCCTCGTCCTCGAGGACAACGTCCGCGCCGACGGCCGCGCGCCCAAAGACATCCGCCCCATCTGGATCGAAACCTCGGTCCTGCCGATGGCCCACGGCTCGGCGGTGTTCACCCGCGGCGAGACGCAGGTCCTG comes from the Deinococcota bacterium genome and includes:
- the rpsO gene encoding 30S ribosomal protein S15, with protein sequence MSLNVEQKTQIIGDYRKSEYDTGSTEVQVALLTAKIEALSQHLQSNVKDQHGRRGLLGMVGRRKRLLRYLEDTDYEGYKALIARLGLRR